A section of the Triticum urartu cultivar G1812 unplaced genomic scaffold, Tu2.1 TuUngrouped_contig_1610, whole genome shotgun sequence genome encodes:
- the LOC125526734 gene encoding aspartic proteinase nepenthesin-1-like has product MEISLVLIVLVLCSSAATLVTCSSAGFHMELTHVDSKGTYTAAERVQRAMASSRQRLASFVDVTVPVHWNTSQYIAEYLIGTPPQRAEALIDTGSDLIWTECFACSQCVKQGLPHYNASKSDTFHPVSCNDALCLASQEHWCRQDGSCAFAAFYGAGDATGSIDTEVFTFQNGSARLTFGCVDTMMIPPGSLDGASGLIGLGRGPLSLVSQAGAKKFSYCHTPYLRSNATAGATSHLFVGASASLSGDSPVMSMSFVQGPKKYPFYYVPLVGISVGQTRLPIPPTVFALKPNGTRGGVIVDSGTPTTALSDGAYRPLREELWRQLNGSLVPPPADSKMDLCVAVAQEKTVPSMVFHFSGGADMVLPPENYWVPLDNSTSCMVMHRSNDMSIIGNFQLQNIHLLYDLAKDELSFQTADCSSL; this is encoded by the coding sequence ATGGAAATAAGCCTGGTGCTGATCGTTCTTGTGTTGTGCTCCAGTGCTGCTACCCTAGTTACTTGTAGTAGCGCAGGGTTCCACATGGAGCTGACCCATGTTGATAGCAAGGGGACCTACACCGCGGCAGAGCGCGTGCAGCGCGCCATGGCCAGCAGCCGGCAGCGCCTGGCGTCCTTTGTCGACGTGACTGTGCCGGTCCACTGGAACACTAGCCAGTACATCGCGGAATACCTGATCGGCACCCCACCGCAGCGTGCCGAGGCCCTCATCGACACCGGCAGTGACCTCATCTGGACGGAGTGCTTCGCCTGCAGCCAATGCGTTAAGCAGGGCCTGCCCCACTATAACGCGTCCAAGTCAGACACCTTCCATCCCGTGTCATGCAACGACGCCTTGTGCCTGGCCAGCCAGGAGCACTGGTGCCGACAGGACGGCAGCTGTGCTTTCGCGGCTTTCTACGGCGCCGGCGACGCCACAGGGTCCATCGACACTGAGGTCTTCACCTTTCAAAACGGCTCAGCGAGGCTCACGTTCGGCTGCGTCGACACCATGATGATTCCTCCGGGGTCCCTTGACGGGGCGTCCGGCCTCATAGGGCTTGGCCGCGGCCCCCTATCGCTCGTCTCTCAGGCGGGCGCCAAGAAATTCTCTTACTGCCACACTCCCTACCTCCGCAGCAACGCCACTGCCGGTGCCACTAGCCACCTTTTCGTCGGCGCCTCGGCGAGCCTTAGCGGCGACAGCCCTGTGATGTCCATGTCTTTCGTGCAAGGCCCTAAAAAGTACCCATTCTACTATGTTCCACTTGTCGGGATAAGTGTGGGACAGACAAGGCTGCCCATCCCACCAACGGTGTTTGCTCTAAAACCAAACGGCACACGCGGCGGTGTCATCGTCGACTCTGGCACCCCCACTACGGCTCTCTCTGACGGGGCGTACAGGCCCCTGCGCGAGGAGCTATGGAGGCAGCTGAACGGGAGCCTCGTGCCGCCACCTGCTGACAGCAAGATGGACCTGTGTGTGGCGGTGGCGCAAGAAAAGACAGTGCCGTCCATGGTGTTCCACTTCAGTGGCGGAGCGGACATGGTGTTGCCGCCGGAGAACTATTGGGTGCCGCTGGACAATTCCACGTCatgcatggtgatgcatagatCCAACGACATGAGTATCATCGGCAACTTTCAGTTACAGAATATCCACCTACTCTACGACCTTGCCAAGGATGAGCTCTCTTTCCAAACAGCCGACTGCAGCTCACTGTGA
- the LOC125526735 gene encoding probable protein transport Sec1b, with amino-acid sequence MSMSGADFNGVGEDPRIFRNICRDRILKDMLKPDKDKENKSAWKVLIMDKFTVRIMGYACKMAEITDAGVSLVEDLFKRREPMPSMDVIYFVQPLKENVIMLLSDMSGRCPLYRKAYIFFSSPIPKDLVTYIKNDSSVIPRIGALREMNLEFFAIDMQGFVTDHDMALTDLYGANEHNSKKFNDTISTMACRIATTFASLKEFPTVRYRAPKSADPSTAPKFDMVPKWLANATWEIVSKYKSTIPEFPQKETCELLVLDRPIDQIAPVIHEWTYDAMCHDLLEMDGNKYIYEVSKEDSEPEKKEALLEDQDPLWIELRHIHIADASERLYEKMNTFVSKNKAAQLHSRDGGEISTTDLQKIVQALPQYGEQVDKLTLHIDIAGKINRCIRDYGLRDLGQLEQDLVFGDAGAKEVINMLRSKQNLSEENKLRLMIIYAIVCPDKFEGDKGDKLMQLAKLPSDDMKAINSLRYLVSSDAKKAARDGGFSLKFDAQKKKNTGVRTERQDGEEGWALSRFFPLMEELVEKLSKGELPLNEYPSLSQPSSTSQGAGESASAPKPAQNPQPMSRRSRRTPQWAKGRNSDDSQSSDSSVLRHASGDFKRLGNRIFVFIVGGATRSELRVAHKLTMKLKREIVLGSSSIDNPPQFISKLKALGPS; translated from the exons ATGTCGATGTCCGGGGCGGACTTCAACGGCGTGGGCGAGGACCCCAGGATCTTCCGCAACATCTGCCGCGACC GGATACTGAAGGATATGCTAAAGCCGGACAAGGACAAGGAAAACAAGAGCGCGTGGAAG GTTCTTATCATGGATAAATTTACAGTGAGGATCATGGGTTATGCTTGCAAGATGGCAGAAATCACTGATGCAGGGGTTTCGT TGGTGGAAGATTTGTTCAAGAGAAGGGAGCCGATGCCCTCAATGGATGTAATCTACTTTGTACAGCCACTGAAAGAAAA TGTCATAATGCTTCTATCCGACATGTCTGGGAGATGTCCACTGTACAGGAA GGCATACATCTTCTTCAGTTCACCAATTCCCAAGGATCTGGTGACTTACATTAAGAACGACAGCAGTGTGATACCACGCATTGGTGCACTAAGAGAG ATGAATTTGGAGTTTTTTGCTATTGACATGCAG GGGTTTGTAACTGACCATGACATGGCACTGACTGACTTATATGGTGCAAATGAACATAATTCGAAAAAATTCAACGACACCATAAGCACTATGGCTTGCCGCATAGCTACCACATTTGCATCATTGAAG GAATTTCCTACTGTGCGGTATCGAGCACCCAAAAGTGCAGACCCATCAACAGCACCAAAATTTGACATGGTTCCAAAATGGCTGGCTAACGCTACTTGGGAAATCGTGTCAAAATATAAGTCAACAATTCCAGAATTTCCCCAGAAGGAGACATGTGAATTGCTTGTTCTGGACAGACCTATAGATCAG ATAGCACCTGTTATTCATGAATGGACCTATGACGCAATGTGCCATGATCTACTCGAAATGGATGGCAACAAATACATATACGAG GTATCAAAAGAGGATTCAGAACCTGAAAAGAAAGAAGCTTTATTGGAGGATCAAGATCCTCTCTGGATAGAGCTTCGACATATTCACATAGCTGAT GCTAGTGAGAGGTTGTATGAGAAGATGAATACCTTTGTTTCAAAGAATAAAGCAGCACAACTTCATTCAAG AGATGGTGGTGAAATCTCAACCACGGATCTGCAAAAGATTGTTCAAGCTTTGCCACAGTACGGTGAGCAAGTTGATAAATTGACCCTCCATATAGAT ATTGCAGGTAAAATAAACAGGTGCATCAGGGATTACGGGCTCCGTGACCTTGGGCAGTTGGAGCAGGATCTGGTTTTTGGAGATGCAGGAGCAAAGGAGGTGATCAATATGCTCAGGTCAAAGCAG AATTTGAGTGAAGAGAACAAACTGAGATTGATGATTATCTATGCAATTGTATGTCCCGACAAGTTTGAAGGTGACAAAGGGGACAAGTTGATGCAG CTAGCGAAACTGCCATCAGATGATATGAAGGCCATAAACAGCTTAAGATACTTGGTTAGTTCAGATGCAAAAAAGGCAGCACGGGATGGTGGTTTCTCTCTCAAATTTGATGCCCAAAAG AAAAAAAATACTGGTGTTCGGACAGAGCGGCAGGATGGTGAGGAAGGCTGGGCGTTATCACGTTTTTTCCCACTTATGGAG GAGCTGGtcgagaaactgagcaaaggtgAATTACCTCTAAACGAATACCCATCTTTAAGTCAACCAAGTTCTACTTCTCAAGGGGCCGGAGAAAGTGCATCGGCGCCAAAACCAGCACAAAATCCACAGCCCATGTCTAGGAGATCACGGCGCACACCACAATGGGCTAAAGGCCGTAACTCTGATGATAGTCAATCAAG CGACTCTTCCGTGTTGAGACACGCATCAGGTGATTTCAAGAGGCTAGGCAACCGAATATTTGTCTTCATCGTTGGTGGAGCAACCCGATCTGAA CTAAGGGTGGCGCACAAGCTAACCATGAAGTTGAAGAGAGAAATCGTCCTCGGGTCCTCTAGCATCGATAATCCTCCACAGTTTATTTCG AAGCTGAAGGCGCTAGGACCATCCTAG